In Fervidobacterium nodosum Rt17-B1, one genomic interval encodes:
- the amrS gene encoding AmmeMemoRadiSam system radical SAM enzyme gives MFNYHEAKYWKRLETFGRSESDENKLQCVLCPHECVISDGRTGICKVRKNIEGKLYSLNYGEVTSMALDPIEKKPLFHFYPGSSIISVGTWGCNFRCAFCQNWEISQQRPYYVKRIEPYELVEIALEYKHEGNIGIAYTYSEPIVWYEFVLETAKLAREAGLKNVLVTNGYINHEPLAELGKFIDAMNIDLKAFNNEFYRKVCGGDFEHVLNTIKYCVYNNIHVEVTTLVIPGENDDIQELEEEFKALVNISKDIPLHLSRYHPAYKYTKPATSVGKLIDIYNSAKKYLNYVYLGNVWDEKYESTYCPKCGNVVIIRKGYNIEIVNLDEEGRCKVCSNQILRNL, from the coding sequence ATGTTCAATTACCACGAGGCGAAGTATTGGAAACGTTTGGAAACGTTTGGAAGATCCGAAAGTGATGAAAATAAGCTACAATGTGTTTTATGCCCCCATGAATGCGTAATCTCAGATGGTAGGACTGGGATTTGTAAGGTAAGAAAGAACATAGAAGGTAAATTGTATTCTTTAAATTATGGTGAAGTAACATCTATGGCGCTTGACCCTATAGAGAAGAAGCCTCTCTTTCACTTTTATCCTGGCAGTTCGATAATATCGGTCGGAACTTGGGGCTGTAACTTTAGATGCGCTTTTTGTCAAAATTGGGAGATTTCTCAACAAAGACCGTATTATGTTAAAAGAATTGAACCATACGAGCTTGTAGAAATTGCTCTGGAATATAAACATGAAGGAAATATAGGAATTGCTTACACTTACAGTGAGCCTATAGTGTGGTATGAGTTTGTGCTTGAAACAGCAAAACTTGCTCGCGAGGCAGGCCTTAAGAACGTATTAGTGACCAACGGATACATAAACCATGAGCCGCTTGCTGAACTTGGAAAATTCATAGATGCTATGAATATAGATTTGAAAGCATTTAACAACGAATTTTACCGTAAAGTTTGTGGAGGAGATTTTGAACACGTTTTGAACACGATAAAATACTGCGTTTATAACAATATCCACGTTGAAGTTACAACACTTGTGATACCTGGGGAAAATGACGATATTCAAGAACTTGAGGAAGAATTTAAAGCACTAGTGAATATTTCAAAGGACATACCACTCCATTTATCTAGATATCATCCGGCTTATAAATACACAAAGCCGGCGACAAGCGTAGGAAAGTTAATCGATATATACAACAGTGCGAAAAAATACCTAAATTATGTTTATCTTGGGAACGTTTGGGACGAAAAATATGAAAGTACATACTGTCCAAAATGTGGTAATGTTGTTATAATTAGAAAAGGCTATAATATAGAAATTGTTAATCTTGATGAGGAAGGGCGGTGTAAAGTGTGCAGCAACCAGATCCTAAGGAATTTATGA
- a CDS encoding DNA polymerase III subunit alpha: MEVLYIGYINSLKKRGLCFVSPYSFEGSVLDFDKIFQWAIENKIAVLVLSDTTLHGVVKFIRVSKKYKDIIPVIGYRKHDKTYVFRNTSEFIEFLKIYNSRDLNEHNSKILEQRFTYIKSKPIYFLPGQEEIYKILCDYMGKKIEIDDIENFDINKHIFEIDESQFNIQEYSFKSSQKLPISSDDFLEELLNQEKEYKERLEREIRLVKSFKFEDYFYTVKRIVEIAKAHNIEVGYGRGSAVGSLLAYRLGITKIDPVKYNLLFERFLNEGRTDYPDIDLDIEDVRRQELIKLLKSEFGYVYNISTFVGIPKKFLDSIPEEYANELSNIPIQRSTHAAGVIISTTPLNVPMIHSESGIDTIEWDMDDLQYLGYIKFDLLGLKTLSIYKELRDTISQSFKEEKEEFKKNTYRYISVGFTDNVFQLESSIGKSVVRDVKPSNISELAITISLNRPGPLRSGITGEIRNLKIKKLKKYNLEILDETYGLPIYQEQIMKIAMELAGFSSTQADILRKAIAKKDIDSIRQLYERLKNALFGKLGKEGLELAKNILAFGEYAFNKSHAIAYSHLTYYMAYFKVNFPDIFYDTYLKYDTSILQDALYNLQTLNYKVLPPKLFSNLKTMNKDEKIYHLPLHILPGISVEKSKQLQTMEFKSFEDFVEKADLPLSVIEALIKVGAFDDIFESRRKAIQKLRNLRNKFNQEAVKIGNKLFGKIVKVDETKVEEDWERTNMEYDILGIAVSLPTKVTNNLAPYCIAYSLDLPYAVHVSVKAGYGTDGKSVFKVNLPDGNYTLVYPNRFEPGHMKVSYEVKTIPTRAEISKLSTQGFEQIILPSGKVLQNSRPIMNGIRTVLRDK; this comes from the coding sequence GTGGAGGTGCTTTATATAGGCTATATCAACTCACTTAAGAAACGTGGCCTTTGTTTTGTTTCACCATACTCTTTTGAAGGTTCGGTACTGGATTTCGATAAAATTTTCCAATGGGCTATTGAAAATAAAATTGCTGTCCTTGTCTTATCAGATACAACACTCCACGGTGTTGTAAAATTCATTCGTGTAAGTAAAAAATATAAAGACATAATACCGGTTATAGGCTATAGAAAACATGATAAAACGTATGTTTTCAGAAACACATCAGAATTTATTGAATTTCTGAAAATATATAATTCAAGAGATTTAAATGAACATAATTCGAAGATTTTAGAACAGAGATTTACGTATATCAAGTCAAAACCTATTTACTTCCTTCCCGGTCAAGAAGAAATTTACAAAATACTCTGTGATTACATGGGAAAAAAGATTGAAATCGATGATATTGAAAATTTCGATATTAACAAACACATATTTGAAATTGATGAGAGTCAATTTAACATACAAGAATATTCTTTCAAATCTTCTCAAAAGTTGCCGATTTCGAGTGATGACTTTTTAGAAGAATTATTAAACCAAGAAAAAGAATACAAAGAAAGGTTGGAAAGAGAAATAAGACTTGTTAAATCTTTCAAGTTCGAAGACTATTTTTATACTGTAAAGAGGATAGTTGAGATTGCTAAAGCTCATAACATTGAGGTCGGATACGGTAGAGGGAGCGCTGTTGGTAGTTTACTTGCTTACAGACTGGGCATAACGAAGATAGACCCAGTTAAGTACAATCTTTTGTTTGAACGATTTTTAAATGAAGGAAGAACTGACTATCCAGATATAGACTTAGATATAGAAGATGTAAGAAGACAAGAGCTTATAAAATTGTTGAAAAGTGAATTTGGTTACGTTTACAACATATCCACTTTCGTTGGAATCCCAAAGAAATTTTTGGATAGCATACCAGAAGAATATGCGAACGAGTTGTCAAACATTCCTATTCAACGTTCCACCCATGCCGCAGGTGTTATAATTTCAACCACACCTTTAAACGTGCCTATGATTCATAGTGAAAGTGGCATTGACACAATTGAATGGGATATGGACGATTTACAGTATCTTGGATATATAAAGTTCGACTTGCTCGGCCTAAAAACTTTAAGTATATACAAAGAATTAAGAGATACTATAAGCCAATCTTTCAAAGAAGAAAAAGAAGAATTCAAGAAAAATACATATAGATATATTTCAGTTGGTTTTACAGACAATGTTTTTCAACTTGAAAGTAGCATAGGAAAATCTGTTGTCAGAGATGTCAAACCATCTAATATCTCCGAATTAGCAATCACAATATCACTAAACAGACCTGGGCCTTTGAGGTCTGGAATTACAGGTGAAATAAGAAATTTGAAAATCAAGAAATTGAAAAAATACAACCTTGAAATTTTAGACGAGACTTATGGCCTGCCGATTTATCAAGAACAGATAATGAAAATTGCTATGGAATTAGCAGGTTTTAGTAGTACACAAGCGGATATCTTGAGAAAAGCGATAGCGAAGAAAGATATCGATAGCATAAGACAACTTTATGAAAGATTGAAAAACGCCCTTTTCGGTAAACTTGGGAAAGAAGGCTTAGAACTCGCAAAGAATATCTTGGCGTTTGGCGAATATGCGTTTAACAAATCTCATGCTATTGCTTATTCTCACTTGACGTACTATATGGCGTATTTTAAAGTGAATTTTCCAGATATTTTTTACGATACTTACCTAAAATATGACACGTCGATATTGCAAGATGCGTTGTACAATCTTCAAACTTTAAATTACAAAGTGCTTCCACCTAAGCTTTTCTCAAACTTAAAAACTATGAATAAAGACGAGAAAATATATCACTTACCGTTACACATATTACCTGGTATATCTGTGGAAAAGTCAAAACAGCTACAGACAATGGAATTCAAAAGCTTCGAAGATTTTGTCGAAAAAGCGGATTTACCACTTTCCGTTATCGAAGCTCTTATAAAAGTTGGTGCTTTTGACGATATTTTTGAGAGCAGACGAAAGGCAATTCAAAAACTTAGAAATCTTAGAAACAAATTCAACCAAGAAGCTGTAAAAATAGGTAACAAGCTCTTTGGAAAAATTGTTAAAGTCGACGAAACAAAAGTAGAGGAAGATTGGGAACGCACTAACATGGAATATGATATATTAGGAATTGCTGTGTCTTTACCTACTAAAGTTACCAATAACCTTGCACCGTATTGCATAGCCTATTCTCTTGATTTGCCTTACGCTGTGCACGTTTCAGTAAAAGCGGGTTACGGTACAGACGGAAAAAGCGTTTTCAAGGTTAATTTACCAGATGGGAATTACACGCTGGTATACCCAAATAGATTTGAGCCAGGGCATATGAAAGTTTCATATGAAGTGAAAACCATACCTACGAGAGCAGAGATTTCAAAATTGTCAACGCAAGGATTTGAGCAGATAATACTTCCAAGTGGTAAAGTTTTGCAAAACTCAAGACCAATTATGAATGGTATTAGGACTGTACTCAGAGATAAGTGA
- the rpe gene encoding ribulose-phosphate 3-epimerase, whose amino-acid sequence MAIISASILAADLSRLKEELERVKPFIDEIHLDVMDGHFVPNLTFGYPMIETLRTFTDLPIDAHLMVTNPDDHIKLFIEKGATRVTIHQETCYHLHRSVELIKSLGAEAFVAINPATSIYTLEEILSYADGILVMTVNPGFSGQKFIPTMMEKIKRLNEIRKERNLSFKIAVDGGVGNSNAQDLINIGVNILVMGYGVFRNDKLHELNKFRM is encoded by the coding sequence TTGGCAATTATATCTGCGTCTATTTTAGCAGCTGACCTTTCAAGACTAAAGGAAGAACTCGAAAGAGTAAAACCATTTATCGATGAGATACACCTTGATGTTATGGATGGGCATTTCGTTCCAAATTTGACGTTTGGTTATCCCATGATAGAAACATTGAGAACATTTACAGACCTTCCCATAGATGCTCATCTTATGGTAACAAATCCAGATGACCATATCAAATTATTCATAGAAAAAGGTGCGACGCGTGTTACAATTCATCAAGAAACTTGTTATCATTTACATAGAAGTGTTGAATTAATAAAATCACTTGGCGCAGAGGCATTTGTTGCTATAAACCCTGCAACTTCTATCTATACCCTTGAAGAAATTTTATCTTACGCGGATGGAATTTTAGTAATGACGGTTAACCCGGGATTTTCAGGTCAGAAATTCATACCAACGATGATGGAGAAAATCAAGCGCTTGAATGAAATAAGAAAAGAAAGAAATTTATCTTTCAAGATAGCTGTAGATGGTGGTGTTGGTAACTCAAACGCTCAAGACTTAATCAACATCGGAGTTAATATACTTGTAATGGGGTACGGTGTTTTCAGAAACGATAAATTACATGAATTAAATAAGTTCAGAATGTAA
- a CDS encoding PhoH family protein yields MNLRRISIPSDVAVVEILGQYDNKARYLRRRFNVEINVIDDEIRIKGEDEKSVNTVEKILREVINITREGHLLDWTEFEYIVEENEKIEKPEEVYKKSVGKVKAKTEGQRKYLEAIEKNDIVFAIGPAGTGKTYLASAVAVDYLKSGRVQRIVLTRPAVEAGEKLGFLPGDLTEKVDPYLRPLYDALIDMVGIEKFISLREKNVIEIAPLAYMRGRTLNNAFIILDEAQNTTYEQMKMFLTRMGFGSKVIVNGDITQIDIEEQSGLVIAQEILKDIDGIAFVYLTDADVVRHPLVKKIIRAYDSFEKNKKEEKLQKRR; encoded by the coding sequence GTGAATTTACGTAGAATTTCTATTCCTTCAGACGTAGCAGTTGTCGAAATCCTTGGACAATACGATAACAAAGCAAGATATTTAAGAAGAAGATTTAACGTAGAAATTAACGTGATTGACGATGAAATAAGGATTAAGGGCGAAGATGAAAAATCTGTCAACACCGTAGAAAAGATTTTAAGGGAAGTTATAAATATCACAAGAGAAGGGCATTTATTAGATTGGACAGAATTTGAATACATCGTGGAGGAAAATGAAAAGATAGAAAAACCAGAAGAAGTTTATAAGAAATCCGTTGGAAAAGTAAAGGCAAAGACCGAAGGACAAAGGAAATATCTTGAAGCAATAGAGAAAAATGATATAGTCTTCGCTATAGGTCCCGCAGGTACTGGAAAAACTTACCTCGCTTCGGCTGTTGCAGTCGATTACCTCAAATCAGGAAGGGTACAAAGAATTGTATTGACACGCCCAGCTGTAGAAGCGGGTGAAAAGCTTGGTTTTTTACCAGGTGATTTAACTGAAAAAGTCGATCCTTACTTAAGGCCTCTTTACGATGCGCTCATAGATATGGTCGGAATAGAGAAATTTATTTCACTTCGCGAAAAAAATGTTATAGAAATAGCTCCTCTGGCATATATGCGAGGAAGAACGCTTAATAACGCATTTATAATATTAGATGAAGCGCAAAACACAACTTACGAACAGATGAAGATGTTCTTAACACGTATGGGGTTTGGATCAAAAGTTATAGTTAATGGTGATATTACGCAAATAGATATAGAAGAGCAATCTGGACTTGTCATAGCTCAAGAAATTCTCAAAGATATAGATGGTATAGCATTTGTCTATTTAACTGATGCTGATGTAGTAAGACATCCATTGGTAAAAAAGATAATACGTGCTTACGATAGTTTTGAGAAAAACAAAAAAGAGGAAAAACTTCAAAAGAGGAGATAA
- a CDS encoding HDIG domain-containing metalloprotein: MNRKIPEGNMLKDEAFIYDGIILALIISVANNIYDLSLLDLANEFILILVIWYGIIEHFIRNSNIINIDLRYRLLFYSIFLFGGITNTLIYKSYGITFIPITAVPMLITLLIDYEFGASAGLILSLSTAFHHKDFFMFLHFFPQVFIVTYTLRNVKNRIQVTKAGLFSGIASLLMIFLQEPVRHFYFSLKDYVIVFINPFVSSIIVLGILPYIEVSSRIYSNIGLSEISTINHPLLKLLSVHAPGTYYHSMRVAELAERAAESINVNAILTRACAYYHDIGKVRNPEFFIENLKSIDDNPHNSLQPEVSAKIIMKHVTDGIEIAKKYRLPIQIEMAIPQHHGTRLQKYFYLKDVQENGKSDIEKYQYPGPKPKTKELGIIMLADVVEAKLKSIKDKNINDVSKIIEETVIELFEEGQLDDTGLTISELRTIIESFTIVFESLSKQRIEYPTLNQEMETSG, translated from the coding sequence ATGAACCGAAAAATTCCTGAAGGGAATATGCTTAAAGATGAAGCATTTATCTATGATGGTATAATACTTGCTCTTATCATAAGCGTTGCCAACAACATATATGACCTTAGCTTGCTTGATCTTGCAAACGAATTTATACTTATACTTGTCATTTGGTATGGTATTATAGAACATTTCATTAGGAATTCCAATATAATTAACATCGACCTTAGGTATAGACTGCTTTTTTATAGTATTTTCCTCTTTGGCGGAATAACAAATACATTAATATATAAATCATACGGTATTACTTTCATCCCGATAACAGCAGTCCCAATGCTTATAACCCTCTTGATTGACTACGAATTTGGCGCAAGTGCTGGCTTGATTTTATCACTTTCAACCGCATTCCATCACAAAGATTTCTTTATGTTCCTTCACTTTTTCCCTCAGGTATTCATAGTTACCTATACGCTAAGAAACGTTAAAAATAGGATACAAGTTACCAAAGCGGGGCTATTTTCAGGAATAGCTAGTCTATTAATGATTTTTCTCCAAGAACCTGTTAGACATTTCTACTTTTCCTTAAAAGATTATGTGATTGTATTTATTAATCCTTTTGTATCATCGATAATTGTCCTCGGAATACTCCCATATATAGAGGTATCATCAAGGATATATTCAAATATAGGTCTTTCAGAAATTTCAACTATAAACCATCCGTTGTTGAAGTTGCTTTCAGTTCATGCGCCTGGGACTTATTATCACAGCATGAGGGTGGCAGAACTTGCGGAACGCGCTGCAGAAAGTATAAATGTAAATGCCATACTTACAAGAGCCTGTGCGTACTATCACGATATAGGGAAAGTTAGAAATCCTGAGTTCTTCATAGAAAATTTAAAGAGCATTGATGATAATCCCCATAATTCACTTCAACCGGAAGTAAGCGCAAAAATCATAATGAAACATGTGACCGATGGAATAGAAATCGCCAAAAAATATAGATTGCCCATACAAATAGAAATGGCAATTCCTCAGCACCATGGCACAAGGTTACAAAAATACTTCTACCTCAAAGATGTTCAGGAGAACGGAAAAAGCGACATTGAGAAATATCAATACCCTGGCCCAAAACCAAAGACAAAGGAACTAGGAATAATAATGCTCGCGGATGTTGTGGAAGCAAAATTGAAAAGTATCAAAGATAAAAATATAAATGACGTAAGTAAAATAATAGAGGAAACGGTTATTGAGCTTTTTGAAGAGGGTCAATTAGATGACACAGGTCTAACTATTAGCGAGCTTAGAACGATAATAGAGAGTTTTACTATCGTCTTCGAAAGTTTGTCTAAGCAAAGAATAGAGTACCCTACATTAAACCAAGAAATGGAAACTTCTGGATAG
- the ybeY gene encoding rRNA maturation RNase YbeY, with the protein MIIFNELPSGLEDFIQKVKNELEAIVKKEIGNVDVSFIFITPETMAEMNKQYRGKDGATDVLTFVYGNNAEGEEEPYSEGYLCLEKILENSKEFGNSLEKELLTVLVHSILHMAGYDHEYSSENSEEMFKKQEEYVDKIWQGFNKEL; encoded by the coding sequence ATGATAATTTTCAATGAGCTACCTTCTGGATTAGAAGATTTTATCCAAAAAGTGAAAAATGAATTAGAAGCTATTGTGAAAAAAGAAATTGGAAACGTTGATGTATCGTTTATATTTATAACACCGGAAACAATGGCTGAAATGAATAAACAATATAGGGGAAAAGATGGGGCAACAGACGTATTAACTTTTGTTTATGGCAACAACGCGGAAGGAGAAGAAGAACCTTACTCCGAAGGTTATCTGTGTTTAGAAAAAATCTTAGAAAACAGCAAAGAATTTGGGAATTCTCTCGAAAAAGAATTATTAACTGTTCTCGTCCATTCAATACTACACATGGCTGGCTACGACCATGAGTACTCTTCGGAAAACTCAGAAGAGATGTTTAAAAAGCAAGAGGAATACGTTGATAAAATTTGGCAAGGATTCAACAAAGAGCTTTAA
- a CDS encoding MBL fold metallo-hydrolase → MVRKVTENVYVIEHEEAANNVIIIGKKGVILVDTSLFPEKAKSISKFVKEFTMKPISLVLNTHYHPDHTFGNVIFDCPIVAHSLTREKMEQFDQNYFVEIGIDYFKPKLPDVIFDDIFEYEDGLKIKFVHAPGHTPDSSYVYIPEENILITGDTVINTIHPEIVEDSNLNVWIKTLEKLPKAKHVIPGHGEYGDYKLVTDMIDYIEKIKKIIIGELRPADFEADENFSKRLHPEMLEWSLKNLLSKTNF, encoded by the coding sequence ATGGTTCGTAAAGTAACAGAAAACGTATATGTAATAGAACACGAAGAGGCAGCGAATAATGTTATTATTATTGGGAAAAAGGGTGTAATACTTGTAGACACTTCCTTATTTCCCGAGAAGGCAAAGAGTATTAGCAAATTTGTCAAAGAATTTACTATGAAACCGATTTCCTTGGTTTTAAACACACATTACCATCCAGACCATACTTTCGGTAATGTTATTTTTGATTGTCCAATTGTTGCTCACTCGCTAACACGAGAGAAAATGGAGCAATTTGACCAAAATTACTTTGTGGAAATTGGAATTGATTATTTTAAACCAAAACTTCCAGACGTTATTTTTGATGATATATTTGAGTACGAAGATGGATTAAAAATCAAATTTGTCCATGCACCAGGTCATACTCCAGATTCTTCTTATGTTTATATCCCTGAAGAAAATATTCTGATAACAGGTGACACTGTTATAAATACTATACATCCTGAAATTGTTGAAGATAGTAATTTAAACGTATGGATTAAGACACTTGAAAAACTTCCTAAAGCCAAACATGTAATACCAGGCCATGGAGAATATGGTGATTATAAATTAGTTACAGATATGATTGATTATATTGAAAAAATCAAAAAGATAATAATTGGTGAATTGAGACCAGCAGATTTTGAAGCTGATGAAAATTTCTCTAAGAGACTCCATCCCGAAATGTTAGAGTGGAGTTTGAAAAATCTTTTATCAAAAACTAATTTTTAG
- a CDS encoding polysaccharide pyruvyl transferase family protein has translation MKVLLLGYYGYGNYGDELMRLGITDFLKKFNIQYVTALPKRISKDTISRFNIFEILEYIYDSDAVIYGGGGLLQDITSTRSFLYYASVINLSLIMRTPVILFGNSIGPVKKKGNRILLRNILKNKNTFLFARDVVSYKYGLCLNKETELSCDPSIRYLRKFLSVEEFKSKNFDKTYDLLLVPKNNKKDIEEYSVLNNYFKNIIIAPAQRTDMEISKKLAKKLECELFEDIEDVDKFTSLILSSKFVISERFHPVVVASYYGIPFISLENSKSQRFFRKYTSRREFFARNLIDIEKRLVPILNEPLKLKEIMDKECDESYKKLYKTLLRATSNIIYK, from the coding sequence TTGAAAGTTTTGTTACTAGGTTATTATGGCTACGGTAATTACGGTGATGAGCTCATGCGACTCGGTATTACAGATTTTCTAAAAAAATTCAATATACAATATGTCACTGCCCTTCCAAAAAGAATTAGCAAAGACACAATTTCTCGGTTTAATATTTTTGAAATATTGGAATACATTTACGACAGTGATGCTGTTATATACGGTGGAGGCGGTTTACTCCAAGATATTACAAGTACAAGGAGTTTCTTGTATTATGCTTCTGTGATAAATCTGAGCTTAATCATGAGAACACCTGTTATACTCTTCGGAAATAGTATTGGTCCTGTTAAGAAAAAAGGTAATAGAATTTTACTAAGAAACATATTAAAAAACAAAAATACATTTTTATTTGCAAGAGATGTAGTTTCATACAAATACGGGCTTTGCTTAAACAAGGAGACCGAGCTTTCATGTGACCCATCCATAAGATATCTTCGAAAATTTTTAAGTGTGGAGGAGTTCAAAAGTAAAAATTTTGACAAAACTTATGATTTACTTTTAGTACCAAAGAATAATAAGAAAGATATTGAAGAATATAGTGTTTTAAATAATTACTTTAAAAATATAATAATAGCACCTGCGCAAAGAACTGATATGGAAATATCAAAAAAGCTTGCTAAAAAACTTGAATGTGAGCTATTCGAAGATATAGAAGATGTTGACAAATTTACTTCACTTATATTATCGTCAAAATTCGTCATCTCTGAAAGGTTTCATCCAGTTGTTGTCGCGTCGTACTACGGTATTCCATTTATCTCACTTGAAAATTCAAAATCACAGAGATTTTTCAGAAAATACACAAGTCGAAGAGAATTTTTCGCAAGAAATTTGATTGATATAGAAAAAAGATTAGTCCCTATTTTAAATGAGCCTTTGAAGCTTAAAGAAATAATGGATAAAGAATGCGATGAAAGTTATAAAAAATTATATAAAACATTGCTAAGAGCAACATCAAACATAATTTATAAATAG
- the nuoF gene encoding NADH-quinone oxidoreductase subunit NuoF translates to MTPITVLISVDSNSILLGAREYANYLKELVNNYNLSSLVTVLETVSLGSYNGVVMHVLPDDVYYSVKSKEEVLKIVEEHLLKGRIVWDLTIQKSDIKAPEKFALKETRIVTRNIGVIDPRNIDEYIARDGYFALSKALKMTPEEVIKEIKDSGLRGRGGAGFPTGLKWEFTAKTKADQKYIVCNADEGEPGTFKDRLIMEGDPHSVIEAMIIAGYAVGATKGYIYIRGEYYNSVENLKKAIKDAYEYGFLGEDILGSGFNFDLTVRLGAGAYVCGEETALLESIEGKSGRPRLKPPYPPQSGLFGKPTVINNVETLANVPQIILNGAQWFRSIGTPNSPGTKVFCLVGDVNRRGMVELPMGVTVREVLYGFGGGVKGGRELKMVQTGGLAGTFIGPDKLDVPLDYDSMKNYGVSLGSGVILAIDDSHCVVDIALNTMEFFRHESCGKCTPCREGTRLACEILEKMTKFEATMDDLKYLEQIAILSADASFCGLGQSINVPLLSLINNFKEEFIQHIKDKYCKVGLCKEEKKEKKKAVAK, encoded by the coding sequence TGACACCAATCACCGTCCTTATATCTGTGGACAGCAACAGTATATTACTTGGTGCAAGAGAATACGCAAATTATTTAAAAGAACTTGTAAATAACTATAATCTCTCATCACTCGTAACAGTTTTAGAAACTGTCTCTCTCGGTTCTTATAACGGAGTAGTAATGCATGTTCTTCCAGATGATGTCTATTATTCTGTCAAAAGTAAAGAAGAAGTATTAAAGATAGTTGAGGAACATTTGCTCAAAGGAAGAATTGTTTGGGACCTTACAATACAAAAATCTGATATAAAGGCTCCGGAAAAATTCGCACTTAAAGAGACAAGAATTGTTACGCGAAATATAGGAGTTATCGACCCAAGGAATATAGACGAATACATCGCAAGGGATGGATATTTTGCGCTTTCAAAAGCGTTAAAAATGACCCCTGAGGAAGTTATAAAAGAGATAAAAGACAGTGGTTTAAGAGGGCGCGGAGGAGCAGGCTTCCCAACGGGTTTGAAATGGGAATTTACAGCTAAAACAAAAGCTGATCAAAAGTACATAGTATGTAATGCAGATGAGGGTGAACCAGGTACATTTAAAGATAGGCTTATAATGGAAGGAGATCCTCACAGTGTTATAGAGGCAATGATAATAGCAGGATACGCAGTTGGTGCAACGAAAGGTTATATTTACATAAGAGGAGAATATTATAACTCTGTAGAAAACTTGAAAAAAGCCATAAAAGACGCATATGAATACGGCTTCTTGGGTGAAGATATACTTGGTAGCGGCTTCAATTTCGACCTTACTGTAAGGCTCGGGGCAGGAGCTTACGTTTGTGGAGAAGAAACAGCGTTACTCGAATCTATTGAAGGCAAGTCAGGTAGGCCAAGACTTAAACCACCTTATCCACCACAGTCTGGTCTTTTTGGGAAACCAACAGTTATAAACAATGTTGAAACTCTTGCGAATGTTCCTCAGATAATACTTAATGGTGCGCAATGGTTTAGGAGCATCGGAACGCCAAATTCACCTGGTACAAAAGTGTTCTGTCTTGTTGGCGATGTTAATAGACGAGGTATGGTTGAATTACCAATGGGAGTCACAGTAAGAGAGGTACTTTACGGATTCGGTGGAGGAGTAAAAGGTGGTCGCGAACTTAAAATGGTTCAAACAGGAGGGCTTGCTGGTACATTTATTGGACCAGATAAATTAGATGTACCACTTGATTACGATTCAATGAAAAATTATGGTGTAAGTCTTGGATCTGGTGTTATACTTGCAATTGACGATTCACACTGTGTTGTAGATATTGCATTAAACACTATGGAATTTTTCAGACACGAGTCTTGTGGTAAATGTACACCATGTAGAGAAGGTACAAGACTTGCGTGTGAAATTCTCGAGAAAATGACAAAATTCGAAGCAACTATGGATGATTTGAAATATTTAGAGCAGATAGCTATTTTAAGTGCCGATGCTTCGTTCTGTGGACTTGGTCAAAGTATAAATGTACCTCTGCTATCGCTTATAAATAATTTCAAAGAAGAATTTATCCAACACATAAAAGATAAATATTGTAAAGTTGGTCTGTGTAAAGAAGAAAAGAAGGAAAAGAAAAAGGCTGTAGCTAAGTAA